CAATCATTGCCATATGTATCATCAATTGCGGTTGATTCAAATGTCGAAACCGTTGGTTGTGGTAACCCTCCCTGGTGTCGTGCAGTGGAGGGATTTTCTGCACTTGAGCGAACTGTTCGGGAGAAGCTGAAACGTCTCTTCGAGCGACAATACGAGTTTCTTCAACCCAAATTTGTGtccgatgaggaggaggagaacaTGAAGCAGGGAGAAATTGGCAAGGAGGCGCAAGAGGTGCAGAAACTGTTGAAAGAATTAGAACGGATGGTTTCAGGATGTGACCTCCACCGACGCGCGCCCAGTGAGGATGAGCGAAGGGTTTCTTGTAATGTCAAGAGATACCTCTCGCTTCATCTCTTGGAACTTACTCAAATGTTCAGGGGAGGGCAAATATTATTCGCAACAAAGTTGAAGCAGCGAGAAGAGAAGGTGAATCGATATAAGTTGATTGGCTCACCGGAGGCACACAGGCGGATGGAGCAGGAAGATCGAATAACGCACTATCTCGAAAAGGGTTATACGCAAACAGATATTAAAGAGCTTCTACTCGAGGATGAGCGTGAGCAGCGCGTCGGTCGAGAAATTAGCGAAATCGTCGAAAGCATTAAGGAACTTCATACCGTGTTTGAGGGCCTTAACTCGTTGGTAGTTGACCAGGGTTCTGCCTTAGACCGTATTGATGTTGCCATTCAACAGACGAGAACTAGTGTGGCTGATGGCGTCACTATGTTGAAAGACGCACGAAACAATTCGAGCAGTTGTACACTAATGTAAGCGCACCGGTCGAAGCATACAGTTTTTTTCACCCCCTTTCGCGGGCATATCTATTGTTATCATCACCTCACTTCCTCCGTTCTTTGTGGTTGCCGCTGGTAACTGGTATATTATTTGTGGGTTTCGTATAGTTTCTGTTATGGAGATCTAAATTAGTGAGGCAGTATGGTATGGGATCGCGCAGCCCTTGTGTGGATGCTCTCTTGCTCTTGCATGATTCCCCAATTTCCCTGTGTTTCGTTACCACTCTCTCGTGAGAcgcattttttatttttcgtttgttgcgGTACAAAAGATATTAAGGCAAAAAAGAGTGTATATGCGTCCGTTAACGGAggaagagacaaaaaagcTGTTTGACAAGCTTGCACAATACATTGGTCCGAACACTGCCCACCTGCTTCAGCAGAAGGGAACCAAATCGGCTGGTGTTGCTCCTTTCAACAATGGCAAGACCACCGGCAATAATGGGAgcaacgatgatgatgatggtgatgacggCGAAGAGCAAAACTCGCAGCAGACTTATGTCTTCCGTTTGCACAAGAACCGTATTTGGTACATGCCACTGAGGCTGGCCAAACTCGCAAGTTGCGTGGCGAAGTCCAACTTAATGGGAATTGGTGTTCTCTTCGCTAAGGTCACGCACCACGGTCATGTGCGACT
This region of Trypanosoma brucei gambiense DAL972 chromosome 10, complete sequence genomic DNA includes:
- a CDS encoding syntaxin, putative, with the protein product MDTSSELFIRDRFSEFVCKRNALCGSGVQSLPYVSSIAVDSNVETVGCGNPPWCRAVEGFSALERTVREKLKRLFERQYEFLQPKFVSDEEEENMKQGEIGKEAQEVQKLLKELERMVSGCDLHRRAPSEDERRVSCNVKRYLSLHLLELTQMFRGGQILFATKLKQREEKVNRYKLIGSPEAHRRMEQEDRITHYLEKGYTQTDIKELLLEDEREQRVGREISEIVESIKELHTVFEGLNSLVVDQGSALDRIDVAIQQTRTSVADGVTMLKDARNNSSSCTLM